A genomic segment from Diadema setosum chromosome 11, eeDiaSeto1, whole genome shotgun sequence encodes:
- the LOC140234685 gene encoding copper-transporting ATPase 1-like — protein MATESGGHRLQVAVINVDGMTCNSCVRAIEDKVGDCNGVHLVKVSLTDKQALVSFEPHHIDPALLREVIYDMGFEASLDNADHQHLCGILSITGMTCGSCVQSIEGKIGELEGVRKISVSLAQSQAVVLFNARVITLERITEEVNGMGFQAAVLLSDETMPGLNRKTSSEQDTDIVAIRIEGMTCNSCVKSIEGHVGTLPGVRTIQVSLDRQEGVITYDSSLTNPETLREAIYDMGFEATLPATSQSVNSPVLAMVIIGIEGMTCNSCVRSIEDKIGSLAGVRSIKVSLQDKIADVKYDTSIVKAEEIRLAIYDMGFDATLPHSDDDDEKDDDIQTAVLRVEGMTCNSCVKTIEGTMADHPGLTFIKVSLEGKTAEVTFDPKVTTVLAMRDAIYDMGFDCFMPEPSQEDIFKTVVLSVKGMTCNSCVKSIEGNLSDNPDIKSVKVSLADENAVVTFDPVHITPQQLRDMVYDMGFDVTIQDACQVLSSPLSSPPVTHSPPTHALSSKQGQGEAPSPSNSTSRGAFMREMSQEPTPAEEGTEKCFLQVTGMTCSSCVALIEGRMAKQKGIKTICVSLMAQKAEVTYDPTVLSPSKIADQIQDLGFNAAVLLDEEQKHKEGIVELQISGMTCSSCVHLIESTLVKQPGVKSAAVALATSRGHFEFDPSVTGPRDIIRAIKDAGFEASMIPKDSNVHSSVDHSQTINQWKRSFFISLLFGLPVIGILLYDIIAHPLPVCIFPGVSVMNLLLFLLCTPVQFIAGRYFYVQAYKSLKHGAANMDVLIVLATSIAYSYSVIVLLIAVCRNEKLSPKTFFDEPPMLYIFVTLGRWLEHYTKGKTSAALAKLISLQATDATLVETDDKGQRLEKQTSVDLLQRGDLVKVRPGEKIPVDGVVEEGMSMVDEALITGESMPVTKKIGSNVIGGTINQNGVLFVKATHVGAETTLSNIVKLVEEAQTSKAPIQKLADRIAAYFVPGIVAVSVITLICHVAMGMSGAGMVHPMATPEVSTIKSMMVWQYSFQCAIAVLCIACPCALGLATPTAVMVGTGVGATNGILIKGGEPLELAHKVKTVVFDKTGTITQGAPSVTDVSAFQAKSQTYSTDRLLALAGSAEMGSEHPVGVAIATKAKEVLCTESLAKCSEFQGVPGCGIKCLVDGVSLELLLQNRPKEGVPRDADVLRVEIERTTVDVFSRGPKNDTSAVITPESAGNIRNTRDNQSDQYQVAIGNREWMHRNFVTVTETADGALRAREELGQTAVLVAVNGELVGMISVADMVKPEAAAAVCALKKMGLDVMLLTGDNQKTAQAIAGQVGIGHIFAEVLPQHKVDKVRELQKKGHLVAMVGDGINDSPALAQAEIGMAIGTGTDVAVEAANVVLIRDDLKDVVAAIDLSHKTVRRIHINFMFALIYNLVAIPIAGGALMPWGIALQPWMAAGAMAMSSVSVVTSSLLLKMYKKPDIEQVTGHQLWMSRWLFSTQDRHQRLSADDAEVGVRLPTRGASWLRRAVGQGSRAGRGYSIKLLQEEDDGTL, from the exons ATGGCGACAGAGAGTGGAGGCCATCGTCTGCAAGTTGCTGTGATAAATGTGGATGGGATGACCTGCAATTCTTGCGTCAGGGCCATAGAAGACAAAGTAGGAGACTGCAATGGTGTTCATCTTGTTAAG GTATCCTTAACGGATAAGCAAGCACTTGTATCCTTTGAACCCCACCATATCGATCCTGCATTGCTGCGAGAGGTTATCTACGACATGGGTTTTGAGGCCAGCCTAGATAATGCCGATCACCAGCATCTTTGTGGCATTCTATCAATCACAGGGATGACATGCGGATCATGTGTACAGTCAATAGAAGGCAAGATTGGGGAACTTGAAGGAGTGCGGAAGATAAGCGTGTCACTCGCCCAAAGTCAGGCTGTTGTTCTGTTCAATGCCAGAGTCATCACTCTGGAGAGGATTACCGAGGAGGTGAATGGTATGGGGTTCCAAGCAGCTGTTCTTTTGAGTGATGAAACCATGCCTGGATTGAACAGGAAGACATCTAGTGAACAGGATACGGACATCGTTGCTATTCGTATTGAAGGAATGACATGCAATTCTTGTGTAAAGTCCATAGAAGGCCATGTGGGTACTCTTCCTGGTGTGAGAACAATACAAGTGTCTCTGGACCGCCAAGAAGGGGTGATTACTTACGACTCATCCCTGACCAACCCAGAAACATTGAGGGAAGCCATTTACGATATGGGCTTCGAGGCAACACTTCCTGCTACCAGCCAGTCAGTCAATAGCCCAGTGCTCGCAATGGTCATCATCGGTATCGAGGGGATGACATGCAATTCTTGCGTGCGCTCAATTGAAGACAAAATAGGATCCCTAGCAGGAGTTCGGAGCATCAAGGTCTCACTGCAGGACAAAATTGCTGATGTGAAGTATGACACATCAATAGTGAAGGCTGAGGAGATTCGCCTGGCAATATATGATATGGGCTTCGATGCCACGCTACCGCACagcgatgacgatgatgaaaaGGATGACGACATCCAGACAGCAGTTCTGCGTGTGGAGGGCATGACGTGCAACTCGTGTGTAAAGACAATAGAGGGAACGATGGCTGACCATCCTGGACTTACCTTCATCAAGGTGTCACTGGAAGGGAAAACTGCAgaggtgacctttgaccctaaggTCACCACCGTTCTTGCCATGCGAGATGCAATCTACGATATGGGATTTGACTGCTTCATGCCCGAGCCGTCACAAGAAGACATCTTTAAGACAGTGGTTCTCAGTGTAAAGGGCATGACGTGCAACTCTTGTGTGAAAAGTATTGAAGGAAATCTGTCGGACAACCCTGATATCAAGTCTGTGAAAGTGAGCCTTGCTGATGAAAATGCTGTCGTGACCTTTGATCCTGTTCACATTACTCCGCAGCAGCTGCGAGACATGGTGTATGATATGGGCTTTGATGTCACAATTCAAG ATGCTTGCCAAGTTTTGTCTTCACCCCTCAGCAGTCCTCCCGTCACACACAGTCCGCCAACACATGCCCTTAGCTCAAAGCAGGGACAAGGTGAAGCGCCCTCGCCCAGTAACAGTACCTCTCGTGGGGCTTTCATGAGGGAAATGTCCCAGGAGCCGACCCCTGCCGAGGAGGGCACAGAGAAGTGCTTCCTGCAGGTCACAGGAATGACCTGCAGCTCCTGTGTTGCTTTGATTGAAGGCAGGATGGCCAAGCAAAAAGGTATTAA GACCATTTGTGTGTCCCTCATGGCACAGAAGGCGGAGGTCACCTACGATCCAACCGTTCTGTCTCCATCTAAGATAGCAGACCAGATACAGGACCTAGGCTTCAATGCTGCTGTCCTGCTTGATGAGGAGCAGAAGCACAAGGAAGGCATAGTGGAGCTACAG ATATCTGGCATGACCTGTTCATCCTGTGTGCACCTAATCGAGTCAACCCTTGTGAAGCAACCAGGCGTGAAGTCAGCAGCGGTTGCCCTGGCAACCAGTAGGGGTCACTTTGAGTTTGACCCAAGTGTGACAGGACCTAGAGACATCATCAGAGCTATCAAG gaTGCTGGCTTTGAGGCTTCGATGATACCAAAAGATTCAAATGTTCACTCCAGCGTGGATCACTCCCAAACTATTAACCA GTGGAAACGATCTTTCTTCATCTCGCTCCTCTTTGGTCTGCCAGTGATCGGTATCCTCCTCTATGACATCATCGCTCATCCTCTTCCTGTCTGCATCTTCCCAGGCGTGTCCGTGATGaacctcctcctctttctcctctgtACACCAGTGCAG TTCATTGCAGGGCGATATTTCTACGTCCAGGCCTACAAGTCTCTCAAGCATGGTGCAGCCAATATGGATGTGCTAATTGTTCTGGCAACAAGCATTGCATACTCCTACTCAGTCATTGTACTGCTTATTGCCGTGTGTCGTAACGAGAAACTCAGCCCAAAGACCTTCTTTGATGAGCCCCCTATGCTCTACATCTTTGTCACCTTGGGCAGGTGGCTGGAACACTACACCAAG GGCAAGACCTCGGCTGCCCTAGCCAAGCTCATCTCGCTTCAGGCCACCGATGCCACGCTAGTAGAGACTGACgacaagggtcaaaggttagaGAAGCAGACCAGCGTGGATCTGCTCCAGCGAGGGGATCTGGTGAAGGTGCGGCCTGGGGAGAAGATTCCAGTAGACGGGGTGGTAGAGGAGGGCATGTCCATGGTGGATGAGGCTCTCATCACAGGAGAGTCTATGCCTGTCACAAAGAAAATAG GGAGTAATGTAATTGGAGGTACCATAAACCAGAACGGCGTGCTCTTTGTGAAAGCAACTCATGTTGGTGCTGAGACGACCCTTTCAAACATTGTCAAACTTGTTGAGGAGGCCCAGACTTCAAAG GCTCCTATCCAGAAGCTGGCGGACAGAATTGCGGCTTACTTTGTGCCGGGTATTGTCGCAGTCTCGGTCATCACACTTATCTGCCACGTTGCCATGGGAATGTCGGGGGCGGGAATGGTCCACCCGATGGCCACGCCTGAAGTGAGTACGAT TAAGTCCATGATGGTGTGGCAGTATTCATTCCAATGTGCCATCGCAGTACTGTGCATTGCCTGCCCCTGTGCACTGGGACTTGCCACCCCTACAGCTGTAATGGTGGGAACTGGAGTGGGAGCTACCAATGGTATCCTGATCAAAGGGGGTGAGCCACTGGAGTTGGCACACAAG GTTAAAACCGTTGTGTTTGACAAGACTGGAACCATCACCCAGGGTGCACCAAGTGTCACTGATGTCTCCGCCTTCCAAGCCAAATCACAGACCTACTCCACAGACAGACTTCTGGCTCTGGCTGGGTCTGCGGAGATGGGAAGCGAGCATCCCGTAggagttgccatagcaacaaaGGCTAAAGAG GTCCTCTGCACTGAGAGCCTGGCAAAGTGCAGTGAGTTCCAAGGGGTGCCGGGATGCGGGATCAAGTGTCTGGTGGATGGGGTCTCCCTGGAACTCCTCCTCCAGAACCGGCCCAAGGAGGGGGTCCCCAGAGACGCAGACGTGCTCCGCGTGGAGATTGAGCGCACCACCGTGGATGTCTTCTCTAGGGGGCCGAAGAATGACACCTCGGCAGTCATCACTCCAGAATCAGCCG GGAACATCCGCAACACACGGGACAATCAAAGTGACCAGTACCAGGTTGCCATTGGCAACCGGGAGTGGATGCATCGCAACTTTGTGACAGTGACGGAGACAGCTGATGGGGCATTGAGGGCCAGGGAGGAACTTGGACAGACTGCAGTCCTTGTAGCTGTGAATG GGGAGCTTGTTGGGATGATTAGTGTAGCAGACATGGTGAAGCCAGAAGCAGCGGCCGCTGTCTGCGCTTTGAAGAAGATGGGTCTGGATGTCATGCTGCTCACGGGGGACAACCAGAAAACGGCTCAGGCCATCGCTGGACAG GTTGGTATCGGTCACATCTTTGCTGAGGTGCTTCCCCAGCACAAAGTGGACAAGGTGCGTGAGCTGCAGAAGAAGGGTCATCTAGTTGCCATGGTAGGGGACGGAATCAACGACTCGCCCGCCCTGGCGCAGGCGGAGATCGGCATGGCGATCGGCACAGGAACGGACGTAGCGGTGGAGGCAGCAAATGTTGTACTCATCAGA GATGATCTGAAAGATGTTGTGGCAGCAATCGACCTCTCTCACAAGACCGTCAGACGGATCCACATCAACTTCATGTTTGCCCTCATCTACAACTTGGTTGCGATCCCAATAGCAGGAG